One genomic region from Saprospiraceae bacterium encodes:
- the rplI gene encoding 50S ribosomal protein L9 → MEIIMLQDIDKVGDKHTLVKVKDGYGRNFLIPKGYAIIANKTNRARLDEMLRHEAAKESKLLDTYKELAKKLEGKTLKIVVKAASTGKIFGSVSNLQIAQALKEELGVEVERKKIILPEEVKNLGTYSANVLFHKEVPATIAFDVVEG, encoded by the coding sequence ATGGAAATCATCATGTTACAAGATATAGACAAGGTAGGCGATAAGCATACTTTGGTCAAAGTAAAAGACGGATATGGCCGTAATTTCCTCATACCAAAAGGATACGCCATCATCGCCAATAAAACTAATCGTGCCCGCCTGGATGAAATGCTCAGACACGAAGCTGCCAAAGAATCCAAGCTACTCGATACCTATAAAGAACTTGCTAAAAAACTGGAAGGCAAAACACTCAAAATTGTAGTGAAAGCTGCCTCAACCGGCAAAATCTTTGGAAGTGTCAGCAATCTTCAAATAGCTCAGGCTTTAAAAGAGGAATTGGGTGTAGAAGTTGAAAGAAAAAAAATCATACTGCCGGAAGAAGTCAAAAATCTCGGTACCTACAGTGCTAATGTGCTTTTCCACAAGGAAGTACCTGCCACCATTGCATTTGATGTAGTCGAAGGTTAA
- the prfA gene encoding peptide chain release factor 1: MQNKLEAIAHRYYDLEEQMSDPSVISDTARFSKIHKEYKDLDPIVKAYKRQNQLNSELKGAKDMLKEGDEELRQMAKAEIALLDEELTELEERLNQLLIPKDPEDSKDIILEIRSGTGGDEASIFAGDLMRMYTRYFEKQGWKMETIYVNEGAAGGYNKIVLEVTGEDVYGKMKFESGTHRVQRVPKTEAQGRVHTSAATVVAVPKLELEDVNINKADLRTDTFRASGAGGQHVNKTESGVRFTHIPTGVVAESTDSRSQHKNREIAMGRLIAKIEEASIQSHNEGISAQRKSIVGSGDRSEKIRTYNFPQNRLTDHRINLTLYNLEAIMHGDLDDIIEKLRVADNAEKMKGATES, from the coding sequence ATGCAGAATAAGTTAGAAGCCATCGCGCACAGATATTACGATCTGGAAGAACAAATGTCTGATCCATCAGTGATTAGTGATACAGCCCGTTTTTCAAAAATTCATAAAGAATACAAAGATCTTGATCCGATAGTCAAAGCCTACAAAAGACAAAATCAACTTAATTCGGAATTAAAGGGAGCTAAAGACATGCTTAAAGAGGGCGATGAGGAGCTAAGACAAATGGCCAAGGCCGAAATAGCCCTGCTCGATGAGGAGTTAACTGAGCTTGAAGAACGGCTAAACCAATTGCTCATACCGAAGGATCCTGAAGATTCAAAGGATATCATCCTGGAGATCCGCTCTGGTACCGGCGGTGATGAAGCCAGCATATTTGCAGGGGACCTGATGAGAATGTATACGAGGTATTTTGAGAAACAAGGATGGAAAATGGAGACCATTTATGTCAATGAGGGGGCAGCAGGAGGTTATAATAAAATAGTCCTTGAGGTCACTGGTGAGGATGTCTATGGTAAAATGAAATTTGAGTCGGGCACACACCGGGTACAGCGAGTGCCCAAAACGGAAGCCCAGGGTAGGGTTCATACTTCTGCTGCGACGGTAGTTGCTGTACCAAAACTTGAGCTGGAAGATGTCAATATCAATAAAGCAGATCTTCGTACAGATACTTTCAGAGCGAGTGGTGCTGGAGGACAGCATGTAAACAAGACAGAAAGTGGTGTTAGGTTCACACATATTCCAACCGGAGTGGTGGCTGAAAGCACTGATAGCAGATCACAGCATAAAAACCGGGAGATCGCGATGGGCCGTCTGATCGCTAAAATAGAAGAAGCTAGCATACAATCTCATAACGAAGGCATATCAGCTCAAAGGAAATCCATCGTCGGTAGTGGAGACCGTTCAGAAAAAATCAGAACCTATAATTTCCCTCAAAATAGACTTACAGACCATCGGATCAACCTTACGCTGTATAATCTGGAGGCCATCATGCATGGAGATCTTGATGATATTATTGAAAAATTGAGAGTGGCGGACAATGCAGAAAAAATGAAAGGTGCCACTGAATCCTAA
- a CDS encoding type B 50S ribosomal protein L31 encodes MKKDIHPGSYRMVVFKDFSANEGFLSRSCTPTKDSIVWEDGKEYPLIKLEISNKSHPFFTGKMKFVDTAGRIDKFNKRFNRPAAKTEE; translated from the coding sequence ATGAAAAAAGATATTCACCCAGGAAGTTACAGGATGGTAGTGTTCAAAGACTTTTCTGCCAACGAAGGCTTTTTAAGCAGAAGCTGTACGCCTACTAAGGATTCCATAGTTTGGGAAGACGGCAAGGAGTATCCGCTAATCAAACTGGAGATTTCCAATAAATCACATCCGTTTTTTACCGGTAAAATGAAGTTTGTGGATACTGCCGGTCGTATTGATAAGTTCAATAAGAGGTTCAACAGACCAGCTGCCAAAACCGAAGAATAA
- a CDS encoding glycerate kinase — MIEARQKALDIFLAGVDSVMPDQLMHRYVSVDQNILQIEHLRYDLDTIDHIYIVGAGKASAAMAEAIESILGASITHGHIVTKYNHSIPLQYITITEAGHPVPDENGRQGTQLIMSIAKEAGENDLVICLISGGGSALLTDIPDGCTLEDLKTLNSILLKSGADITEMNCIRKHLSNVKGGLLSRLAFPSKVVSLILSDVIGDPLDVIASGPTAPDPTTYQDAIAIIRKYNIEHEIPPSIWVLLNEGLENKRQETLKESDEINAFTKNLVIGTNKLALSRASEKAESLGYTSTILTNRLQGDILEVAAIIDKSIRSAVKHNVSAKQCLLFGGEPTIKVHGEGLGGRNQHLALLMAKKLAGHPGITFLSGGTDGTDGPTDAAGAVVDADTLSNSSLLNLNIDDYIQHFDAYHFFEQAGGLIKTGPTQTNVMDLMVVLIN, encoded by the coding sequence ATGATTGAAGCCAGACAGAAAGCATTGGATATTTTTTTAGCTGGAGTAGACAGTGTGATGCCAGACCAATTGATGCATCGATATGTCTCGGTCGATCAAAATATACTTCAGATTGAACATCTCCGATATGACCTTGATACGATTGATCACATTTACATTGTCGGAGCCGGCAAAGCAAGCGCTGCCATGGCAGAAGCCATAGAGTCGATCCTGGGTGCTTCCATTACTCATGGTCACATCGTCACAAAATACAATCATTCGATACCGCTTCAGTATATTACGATTACAGAAGCCGGACATCCTGTGCCTGATGAAAATGGCAGACAAGGGACTCAGTTGATCATGTCAATTGCCAAGGAAGCAGGCGAAAATGATTTGGTGATTTGTTTAATCTCAGGAGGGGGGTCAGCACTATTGACGGATATACCTGATGGGTGTACGCTGGAGGATTTGAAAACATTGAACAGCATTCTCCTAAAATCCGGAGCGGATATCACTGAAATGAATTGCATTCGCAAACATCTATCGAATGTAAAGGGAGGGCTTTTGTCCAGGCTTGCTTTTCCTTCAAAGGTAGTCAGTTTGATTCTCTCCGATGTCATCGGTGATCCTCTGGATGTGATTGCTTCGGGCCCTACTGCGCCTGACCCGACTACCTACCAAGATGCTATAGCTATCATCCGAAAATACAATATTGAGCATGAAATACCTCCATCAATTTGGGTATTGCTTAACGAAGGCCTGGAGAATAAAAGACAAGAGACGCTTAAAGAATCGGATGAGATCAATGCGTTTACGAAAAATCTGGTTATAGGCACCAATAAATTAGCATTGAGCAGGGCAAGCGAAAAAGCGGAATCATTGGGGTATACATCAACAATCCTGACCAATAGACTGCAGGGCGATATACTGGAGGTAGCTGCCATCATTGATAAGTCTATTCGTAGTGCGGTGAAGCATAATGTTTCTGCGAAGCAGTGTTTGCTTTTTGGTGGAGAACCAACGATCAAAGTACATGGCGAAGGATTGGGTGGGAGGAATCAGCATCTGGCATTATTGATGGCCAAAAAATTAGCCGGTCACCCTGGAATTACATTTTTGTCCGGTGGAACTGATGGTACCGATGGACCCACGGATGCTGCCGGTGCTGTTGTCGATGCGGATACTTTAAGCAATTCGTCTTTACTTAATTTGAACATTGATGATTACATCCAACATTTTGATGCTTATCATTTTTTTGAACAAGCAGGGGGGCTGATTAAGACGGGACCTACTCAAACCAATGTGATGGATTTAATGGTTGTACTGATTAATTAA
- the manA gene encoding mannose-6-phosphate isomerase, class I, with protein sequence MIEPVISKISPGIQHYAWGGTKFIPDWLGIENKADKPYAEAWYGDHPLAPAQLEDNQHTHLDQWIASNPVAILGAESVDVYGPRMPFLLKILDVRNMLSLQLHPSKNGAIKGFALENEMHIPLLSPNRNYKDSNHKPELLFALSDFWMLQGFATMEVIKTRFEALLPQFEWSSNYSWRTLMARIWALDSELYLGYLDTITHQIQSQNCADKDDIYHWIEKALQSYPYASGSPDRGVLVMMLMHVQYLKPGQLGYQAPGVLHAYLEGQNIELMANSDNVLRGGLTPKHIDPAELMLHLDTTSPGQCLLSPIYLMDDELAFSPPVHDFLLKYYPLKHGSTKTIQSNTVSVMLVQKGKLVYNGAVLSDGESLIIPAFSILNIECISTHAAFFWATGSL encoded by the coding sequence ATGATTGAACCTGTAATAAGTAAAATAAGTCCTGGCATTCAACATTATGCATGGGGTGGCACAAAGTTTATCCCTGATTGGTTAGGAATAGAAAACAAGGCTGACAAACCCTATGCCGAAGCCTGGTATGGTGACCATCCTTTGGCTCCTGCTCAACTGGAAGATAATCAACACACCCATTTGGATCAATGGATCGCCTCTAACCCGGTAGCAATATTAGGAGCAGAATCAGTGGATGTATACGGCCCAAGAATGCCTTTTTTGCTTAAAATCCTCGATGTCAGGAATATGTTGTCCTTACAGCTCCATCCTTCCAAAAATGGAGCTATCAAAGGATTTGCATTGGAAAATGAAATGCATATACCACTTCTCTCTCCAAATCGAAATTATAAAGATTCAAATCATAAGCCTGAGCTTCTATTTGCCTTATCCGATTTCTGGATGCTCCAGGGCTTTGCGACGATGGAAGTGATTAAGACTCGTTTTGAAGCATTGTTGCCCCAATTCGAATGGTCTTCTAATTATTCATGGAGAACCCTTATGGCTCGTATTTGGGCTCTGGATAGTGAACTATACCTAGGATATTTAGATACCATAACGCATCAAATACAAAGTCAAAATTGTGCGGACAAAGACGATATATATCATTGGATAGAAAAGGCGCTGCAATCCTATCCATATGCATCGGGTAGCCCTGACAGAGGTGTCCTGGTCATGATGTTGATGCATGTCCAATATCTTAAACCAGGGCAGTTAGGATACCAGGCTCCTGGTGTATTACATGCCTATCTTGAAGGACAAAATATAGAGTTGATGGCCAATTCGGATAATGTCTTGAGAGGAGGACTGACTCCGAAGCATATCGATCCGGCAGAGTTAATGCTGCACCTGGATACGACCTCGCCCGGACAATGCTTACTGTCGCCTATCTATCTTATGGATGATGAGTTGGCATTCAGCCCACCGGTGCATGATTTTTTATTAAAGTATTATCCTCTCAAACATGGCAGTACAAAAACTATACAGTCCAATACAGTTTCGGTTATGCTGGTTCAGAAGGGTAAGTTGGTGTATAATGGAGCAGTTTTGTCGGATGGTGAAAGCCTGATCATACCAGCATTTTCAATTTTAAACATTGAATGTATTTCAACCCATGCAGCTTTTTTTTGGGCGACTGGAAGTCTATAA
- the rpsF gene encoding 30S ribosomal protein S6 codes for MRQFEVTFIVDPVLSDDEIKSTAKNYTDLITNEGGVVVQLDEMGLRQLAYPVNKRNTGVYFGLEFQSEAGALIPKLELSMKRDERILIYLTVRLDKYGVKYNDDKRNGKIGKHKAKKEKSTSAEN; via the coding sequence ATGAGACAATTCGAAGTGACTTTCATCGTAGATCCAGTGCTGTCGGACGATGAAATAAAGTCGACAGCAAAGAACTATACCGACCTGATCACCAATGAAGGTGGAGTGGTTGTACAACTTGATGAGATGGGCCTGAGACAACTGGCTTACCCTGTCAATAAGCGTAATACTGGAGTGTACTTTGGTCTGGAATTTCAATCTGAGGCAGGTGCCCTGATTCCAAAACTAGAGCTTTCAATGAAGAGAGATGAACGTATCCTGATCTACCTTACTGTCCGATTGGACAAATATGGTGTCAAGTACAATGATGACAAACGTAACGGAAAAATTGGTAAGCATAAGGCCAAGAAAGAAAAATCAACTTCCGCCGAAAATTAA
- a CDS encoding YhcH/YjgK/YiaL family protein — translation MKASKLFIPVILLLFLTSCKSADKKINPEQWTDEQVATWFNQKEWLGQTALQVDSSLDKREFAIQYHKYKDRWDKAFDFFKKEDLAAVQAGNHPLDDQNVFVKCTEYFSKDRDKVLFENHKNYADIHYVGTGTEYIELGSSTGAIEKTPYNAEKDIAFYESTATQTFVGKPGTMYIIFSPELHRSGIRVEDSVQVKKIVIKVKN, via the coding sequence ATGAAAGCATCAAAACTATTTATCCCAGTCATCCTCCTTCTTTTTCTGACCAGCTGCAAATCAGCCGACAAAAAAATCAATCCTGAACAATGGACAGATGAACAAGTGGCTACCTGGTTTAATCAAAAGGAATGGCTGGGTCAGACAGCCTTGCAGGTCGATAGTTCTTTGGATAAAAGAGAATTTGCCATCCAATATCACAAATACAAAGACAGATGGGACAAGGCCTTTGATTTTTTTAAAAAGGAAGATTTGGCAGCTGTACAGGCAGGCAATCATCCACTGGATGACCAAAATGTCTTCGTCAAGTGTACAGAGTATTTCTCAAAAGATCGGGATAAGGTTTTGTTTGAAAACCATAAAAATTATGCTGATATCCATTATGTAGGCACCGGCACTGAATATATAGAATTGGGATCTTCCACTGGCGCTATCGAAAAAACCCCTTACAACGCGGAAAAAGATATAGCTTTCTATGAATCGACTGCCACCCAAACATTTGTGGGTAAGCCAGGTACGATGTACATTATATTTTCACCGGAATTACACCGGTCTGGTATCCGGGTGGAGGACAGTGTGCAGGTCAAGAAGATAGTGATTAAAGTTAAAAATTGA
- the pgi gene encoding glucose-6-phosphate isomerase: MLARINPTTTQAWKTLESHFEQMQSIRLKDLFNQDPHRFQAFHLAWKEFLVDFSKNNITKETIESLIQLAIECKLEEAIPSMFDGEKINETEGRSVLHIALRNRGNRPIYVDGIDVMPEVNEVLHQMKVFCHKLHQGVWLGYKGDPITDIVNIGIGGSDLGPVMVTEALKPYWDKGITPHFVSNVDSSHIYQVLKKVKPETTLFIIASKTFTTQETMTNAQSARLWFVSHAGEAHIPSHFVAVSTNEKEVSKFGISTQNMFPFWDWVGGRYSLSSSIGLSIACTIGFEQFEALLDGLHAMDEHFRATPLEKNIPVILALIGIWYNNFYGAETEAILPYDQYLHRFAAYFQQANMESNGKQIDRNGHPISYQTGPILWGEPGTNGQHAFYQLIHQGTKLIPCDFIGMAQSHNPLSDHHEKLMANFFAQPEALLNGKSLEEVQAEMQKAGNTKAQTDRIAPFKVFEGNRPSNSILIQKMTPFNLGALIALYEHKIFTQGVIWNVFSFDQFGVELGKVLATSVLRELSSDDQVSSHDSSTNGLINEYKKMRSK, encoded by the coding sequence ATGTTAGCAAGAATAAATCCTACGACTACCCAAGCCTGGAAAACACTAGAATCTCATTTTGAACAGATGCAGTCTATCAGGCTCAAAGATTTGTTTAATCAGGATCCCCATCGATTTCAAGCGTTTCATCTAGCCTGGAAAGAATTTTTGGTAGATTTTTCCAAAAACAACATCACCAAAGAAACCATTGAAAGTTTGATACAGCTTGCCATAGAGTGCAAACTAGAGGAGGCTATACCATCCATGTTCGATGGTGAAAAAATAAACGAAACCGAAGGCAGATCTGTGCTTCATATCGCTCTGAGAAATCGAGGCAACAGACCTATCTACGTGGATGGGATCGATGTGATGCCGGAAGTGAATGAAGTCCTGCATCAAATGAAGGTATTTTGCCATAAGCTGCACCAGGGTGTGTGGCTGGGATATAAAGGGGATCCTATCACGGACATAGTCAATATCGGCATAGGTGGCTCTGATTTAGGCCCTGTCATGGTCACAGAAGCATTAAAACCCTACTGGGATAAGGGCATTACTCCCCATTTTGTATCCAATGTAGACAGTAGTCATATTTACCAAGTGCTCAAAAAGGTAAAACCAGAGACTACCTTATTTATTATAGCTTCTAAAACATTTACTACTCAGGAGACCATGACCAATGCGCAGAGTGCCAGGTTGTGGTTTGTCAGCCATGCAGGCGAAGCTCATATCCCCAGTCATTTTGTAGCAGTCTCTACCAACGAAAAAGAAGTCTCCAAGTTTGGTATATCTACACAAAATATGTTTCCGTTCTGGGATTGGGTCGGTGGCCGATATTCTCTAAGCTCCTCAATTGGTCTGTCGATAGCCTGTACCATAGGGTTTGAACAATTTGAAGCATTGTTGGATGGCCTTCATGCCATGGATGAACATTTCCGAGCTACTCCCTTAGAAAAAAACATTCCGGTGATCCTGGCACTGATCGGCATATGGTATAATAATTTCTATGGGGCAGAGACTGAAGCCATATTGCCGTACGATCAATACCTTCATCGGTTTGCAGCCTATTTCCAACAAGCCAATATGGAGAGCAACGGCAAACAAATAGACCGAAATGGCCATCCGATATCGTACCAGACTGGACCTATCCTTTGGGGAGAACCGGGCACCAATGGCCAACATGCCTTTTATCAATTGATACACCAGGGTACCAAGCTCATACCTTGTGATTTTATAGGTATGGCTCAGTCGCACAATCCGCTGTCTGATCATCATGAAAAATTGATGGCTAATTTTTTTGCTCAACCGGAGGCTTTGCTCAATGGCAAATCACTTGAAGAAGTGCAAGCCGAGATGCAAAAAGCCGGCAATACGAAGGCTCAAACAGATCGTATAGCCCCTTTCAAAGTGTTCGAAGGCAACAGACCCTCCAATTCAATTTTGATTCAAAAAATGACTCCTTTCAATCTCGGTGCCTTAATCGCCCTGTATGAACACAAAATATTTACTCAGGGCGTGATCTGGAATGTATTTTCGTTTGATCAGTTTGGGGTAGAATTAGGAAAAGTATTGGCCACTTCGGTTTTAAGAGAATTATCTTCTGATGATCAGGTGAGTTCACATGACAGTTCTACCAATGGGCTGATCAATGAATATAAGAAAATGCGTTCTAAATGA
- a CDS encoding YraN family protein, protein MSKNQAVGILGEKIAVAHLQNKGYTVLHQNWRFSRAEVDIICQKDDHLIFVEVKTRSYTYYGEPAEFVSSKKEEMMMDAANAYMAETGYEWKFRFDIISVVLSQNGLHKVEHIEDAFFPGW, encoded by the coding sequence ATGTCTAAGAATCAAGCTGTCGGGATCCTGGGGGAGAAAATAGCCGTGGCTCATCTCCAAAACAAAGGCTATACGGTATTGCATCAAAACTGGCGCTTTAGCAGAGCTGAAGTTGATATTATTTGTCAAAAGGATGACCATCTGATATTTGTCGAAGTCAAGACGCGCAGTTATACATATTATGGTGAGCCGGCTGAATTTGTATCCTCAAAAAAAGAAGAGATGATGATGGATGCGGCGAATGCTTATATGGCAGAGACAGGATATGAATGGAAATTCAGGTTCGATATCATCAGTGTAGTTTTGAGTCAGAATGGCCTACACAAAGTAGAGCACATAGAAGACGCATTCTTCCCAGGATGGTAA
- a CDS encoding P-II family nitrogen regulator — protein MKKIEAIIRTSKFEEVHSELGKIGIAFFTFSEVKGIGTEHAATQQYRGTAYDIGFIPRTNVEIVVPNDKADAVVQCILKSAHTGKVGDGKIFVSDINEVYRIRNADKGNEAL, from the coding sequence ATGAAAAAAATTGAAGCAATCATCAGGACTTCCAAATTTGAGGAAGTTCATTCCGAACTCGGTAAGATCGGAATTGCCTTTTTTACCTTTAGTGAAGTGAAAGGCATCGGTACCGAACATGCAGCCACCCAGCAATATAGGGGTACTGCCTATGATATTGGATTCATTCCACGGACCAATGTAGAAATCGTAGTTCCAAACGACAAGGCGGATGCAGTAGTACAATGCATCTTAAAATCTGCTCATACAGGCAAAGTCGGCGACGGAAAAATTTTCGTTTCGGACATCAACGAAGTATACAGGATCCGCAATGCCGATAAAGGAAATGAAGCACTATAA
- a CDS encoding metal-dependent transcriptional regulator: MASQTVENYIKAIFQLTEKEGNSVTTSALADHLTTSAASVTDMLKKLADQKLIEYIKYKGVRLSTSGKSMAVQLIRKHRLWETFLFEKLTISWDGVHDIAEQLEHVHSDRLIEQLDEFLGFPKFDPHGDPIPDASGKFTLRNQVLLSSLEVGDDAQVVAVREHDADFLQYLHSRQLNIHSKIKVVDKLAYDETIKVRTHDGLDTLLSAKASQNLYVKKIN, encoded by the coding sequence ATGGCTAGCCAAACTGTAGAAAATTATATCAAAGCAATATTTCAGCTTACGGAGAAAGAGGGTAATTCGGTGACTACTTCTGCCCTGGCTGACCATTTGACTACCAGTGCAGCTTCCGTCACCGATATGCTCAAAAAGTTAGCAGATCAAAAATTAATTGAATATATCAAATACAAAGGTGTCAGACTCTCAACTTCAGGCAAATCAATGGCTGTTCAATTAATCAGGAAGCACAGGCTCTGGGAGACTTTTTTATTTGAAAAACTGACCATATCGTGGGATGGGGTGCACGATATAGCGGAGCAATTGGAGCATGTACACAGTGATCGCCTGATTGAACAGCTGGATGAGTTTTTGGGGTTCCCAAAATTTGACCCTCATGGTGATCCTATACCGGATGCCAGCGGCAAGTTTACCCTACGAAATCAAGTCTTGCTCTCGAGCCTTGAGGTAGGGGATGATGCTCAAGTAGTGGCTGTCAGAGAACACGATGCTGATTTTTTACAATATTTGCATTCGAGGCAGCTCAATATCCACTCAAAAATAAAAGTCGTAGACAAGCTGGCTTACGATGAGACGATAAAGGTGAGAACTCATGATGGTCTGGATACTCTTTTGAGTGCCAAAGCTTCTCAAAACCTGTATGTGAAGAAGATTAATTAG
- a CDS encoding GNAT family N-acetyltransferase — MIQLKICDRVDQIDMARWTDLMSQLCPDCPRMSEDHLQRILDHPTVRLILALEENIIVGAITLAWYPIPTGMRACIEDVIVDNGHRGQKIGEALVMLAISEAKKLDIKQIDLTSRPDRVAANSLYQSLGFKKRETNPYRIYI, encoded by the coding sequence ATGATACAATTAAAAATCTGTGATCGTGTAGACCAAATCGACATGGCAAGGTGGACCGACCTAATGTCTCAGCTATGCCCTGATTGTCCTCGCATGTCCGAAGATCATCTCCAACGAATTTTGGATCACCCCACTGTTCGATTGATACTTGCTCTGGAAGAGAATATTATCGTAGGAGCTATAACACTGGCATGGTACCCCATCCCTACCGGTATGAGGGCATGCATCGAAGATGTGATAGTAGACAATGGCCATCGGGGCCAAAAAATCGGCGAAGCTTTGGTAATGCTCGCGATATCAGAAGCTAAAAAATTGGATATAAAACAAATAGACCTTACTTCAAGGCCCGATCGGGTGGCAGCAAACAGTCTGTATCAAAGTCTCGGCTTCAAAAAGCGGGAGACCAACCCTTATCGAATATATATTTAA
- a CDS encoding ammonium transporter produces the protein MMMSTTAVAETVPAEPEAEAVAYLTQDVANIIWLCLCAFLVFFMQAGFAMVETGLTRAKNSVNIMMKNLLDFAFGAVLFWAVGYAIMYCSGDSNYFGFDKALSFLASANAPVDNTGYATSAAWLFQVVFAATAATIVSGAMAERTKLKSYLFYSILISAIIYPISGHWIWGGGWLSDMGLRDFAGSTVVHSVGGWAALAGAIMVGPRLGKYNKDGSVNAITGHNMPLAALGVFILWFGWYGFNPGSTLLAIGGVSHVAVTTTLAAATGAIGALIISWITFKKPDLSMTLNGTLAGLVGITAPCASVSTGSAAVIGLIAGVLVFYSCLFFERVAKIDDPVGAISVHGVCGAWGTIAVGLFGQQSIDVQYWSADTAIKDGLFFGGGFSQLGTQLLGVGVVFIYVFLAMLVIFYVIKKTIGLRVSDAEQMEGLDLGEHGNTAYGGFVFETTGPAAVIRNEEG, from the coding sequence ATGATGATGTCGACCACGGCAGTTGCAGAGACAGTACCAGCTGAACCTGAGGCAGAAGCCGTGGCTTATCTTACTCAGGATGTTGCCAATATCATTTGGCTATGCCTTTGCGCTTTCCTGGTATTTTTTATGCAAGCCGGATTTGCAATGGTTGAGACTGGCCTTACGAGGGCTAAAAACTCTGTCAATATCATGATGAAAAACCTTTTGGATTTTGCTTTTGGGGCTGTTTTATTCTGGGCAGTCGGTTATGCAATTATGTATTGCAGTGGTGATTCTAATTATTTTGGTTTCGACAAAGCATTGTCCTTTCTGGCATCCGCCAATGCCCCTGTAGACAATACGGGATATGCCACCAGTGCAGCCTGGCTTTTCCAGGTAGTTTTCGCTGCAACTGCTGCGACAATCGTGTCTGGAGCGATGGCAGAGCGGACCAAATTAAAATCATATCTATTTTATTCTATTTTGATATCGGCTATAATTTACCCAATCAGCGGTCACTGGATCTGGGGTGGCGGCTGGTTGAGCGATATGGGACTTAGAGATTTTGCAGGTTCTACCGTGGTACACTCTGTAGGTGGTTGGGCTGCATTGGCCGGCGCTATTATGGTTGGACCAAGATTGGGAAAATACAATAAAGATGGATCGGTCAATGCCATCACTGGTCATAACATGCCTTTGGCAGCACTTGGAGTATTTATTCTTTGGTTTGGCTGGTACGGATTCAATCCGGGCTCTACACTCCTGGCCATTGGCGGTGTATCCCATGTGGCAGTCACTACCACTTTAGCAGCAGCTACGGGTGCTATTGGTGCATTGATAATATCCTGGATTACTTTTAAAAAACCTGATCTTTCCATGACGCTTAATGGAACTTTGGCGGGCCTGGTAGGTATTACAGCACCCTGTGCTTCAGTAAGTACCGGAAGTGCTGCCGTAATAGGTCTTATCGCCGGAGTATTAGTATTTTATTCATGTTTATTTTTTGAAAGAGTAGCCAAAATCGACGATCCGGTAGGAGCTATCAGTGTACACGGAGTATGTGGTGCCTGGGGCACTATAGCGGTTGGCTTGTTTGGCCAGCAATCAATAGATGTACAATATTGGTCCGCAGACACAGCCATCAAAGATGGTTTGTTCTTTGGCGGTGGTTTTAGTCAGTTAGGTACGCAGTTATTAGGTGTGGGTGTTGTTTTTATCTATGTGTTCCTCGCTATGTTGGTCATTTTTTATGTTATCAAAAAGACCATTGGACTCAGAGTCAGTGATGCTGAGCAGATGGAAGGATTAGACCTGGGAGAACATGGTAATACAGCCTATGGCGGTTTTGTATTTGAAACAACCGGTCCTGCCGCTGTGATCCGAAATGAAGAAGGCTAG
- a CDS encoding 30S ribosomal protein S18 — translation MMASQEEIKFLSNPSIGHLRKKYCRFRKFGIKHIDYRDPEFLLQFVNDQGKLLPRRITGNSLKYQRRVATAVKRARHLAILPYSTDLLK, via the coding sequence ATCATGGCATCACAAGAAGAAATCAAATTTCTCTCCAATCCAAGCATTGGACATCTGAGAAAAAAATACTGTAGATTTCGAAAGTTTGGTATCAAACATATCGACTACAGAGATCCTGAATTCCTGCTACAATTTGTTAATGATCAAGGCAAACTTCTTCCAAGAAGGATCACTGGCAACTCACTCAAATATCAGCGCAGGGTAGCTACTGCTGTCAAGAGAGCGAGACACCTGGCGATTTTGCCTTATTCTACCGACTTATTAAAATAA